One part of the Hydra vulgaris chromosome 01, alternate assembly HydraT2T_AEP genome encodes these proteins:
- the LOC136075586 gene encoding uncharacterized protein LOC136075586, which produces MEVSFSSSGTSATDNDSDFEPSPKKQKINKNRVCLQLSMNDILDKWVPFLTRYKVSVRAETSLLASLFSIAGVNLNTVPVSKSGLHKNRKIVIENEAEMVREENLDKVRDLKVVLHFDTKLVKHYRKITEKKMSETVERLALSLSSPQVNEPLDFLLGVLEIESSKGQDQAIAIQNILEYYELTDQIIGCSADTTASNTGKYNGAIKFLVDHVLQRPVLWLLCTTYLKGTYHMQWIIFKEQQNRHQEQYIKISKITGEKYKKELKTWINCFFFNYDRVEFKVGTTFHTRVIDTKNFCETALKRDCFQRGDYKALCELLVIYLEGHVPGFQFKQPGAHHYARFMADCLYLLIMQLTSKINSKLNKSEKDMLQMSTDFIVTFYGSYFLKSPIAAQAPSNDLDAFKLSLEMMSNELYKSKYGPLAKKLHSSLVRHSWYLTPQLVILSIANGDLDSKERAEIALKLISFDPPSPDEFSTEQPDSPTHILPMSVLPDIVTEESWLIFTYLGISREMIKTWIDDNFNVSNVSYTNFQNQVANLAVVNDRAESHSTCSRFCGSNP; this is translated from the exons ATGGAAGTATCATTTTCATCAAGTGGGACAAGTGCAACTGATAATGATAGTGATTTTGAGCCTTCACCAAAAAAACagaagattaataaaaatagagttTGCCTGCAGCTTTCAATGAATGACATTCTTGACAAATGGGTTCCATTTTTGACCAGGTATAAGGTAAGCGTTAGAGCAGAAACCTCACTCCTGGCCTCACTTTTCAGTATCGCTGGTGTTAATCTCAATACAGTTCCTGTATCAAAGAGTGGTCTGCATAAAAACAGAAAGattgttattgaaaatgaagCAGAAATGGTCAGAGAAGAAAATCTAGACAAAGTACGAGATTTAAAGGTTGTCCTTCACTTTGATACAAAACTTGTCAAGCATTATagaaaaattactgaaaaaaaaatgtctgaaacTGTAGAAAGGCTAGCTCTCAGTCTTTCATCACCCCAGGTCAATGAACCCCTAGATTTCTTGCTCGGAGTTTTAGAAATTGAGTCATCTAAAGGACAGGATCAAGCTATTGCTATTCAGAACATTTTAGAATACTATGAGCTCACTGACCAAATCATTGGTTGTAGTGCAGATACAACTGCCTCTAACACTGGAAAGTACAATGGGGCTATAAAGTTCCTGGTGGATCATGTGCTTCAACGACCAGTGCTTTGGCTCCTCT gcaCCACATATCTGAAAGGCACATATCACATGCAATGGATTATATTCAAGGAACAACAAAATCGCCATCAGGAGCAATATATAAAGATTTCCAAAATAACTGGCGAGAAATACAAGAAGGAGCTAAAAACATGgatcaattgctttttttttaactatgacAGAGTTGAGTTTAAAGTAGGTACTACTTTTCATACAAGAGTAATAGATACTAAGAATTTTTGTGAAACAGCCTTGAAAAGAGATTGTTTTCAAAGAGGAGACTATAAAGCTCTATGTGAACTACTGGTCATTTACCTTGAGGGCCATGTACCTGGTTTCCAATTCAAGCAACCAGGTGCACATCATTATGCCAGATTCATGGCTGACTGCCTATATTTGCTGATTATGCAGCTGACTTCGAagataaattcaaaattgaataaaagtGAGAAAGATATGTTGCAAATGTCAACTGACTTTATTGTCACATTTTATGGATCATACTTCCTGAAGTCTCCTATTGCAGCCCAGGCACCATCAAATGATTTGGATGCTTTCAAACTGTCTTTAGAAATGATGTCAAATGAGCTATATAAATCCAAGTATGGTCCCCTGGCAAAAAAGCTCCATTCAAGCCTGGTTCGTCATAGTTGGTACCTGACCCCTCAGTTGGTTATTCTTTCAATAGCAAATGGTGATCTAGATTCAAAGGAAAGAGCTGAAATAGCTCTAAAGCTGATAAGCTTTGATCCTCCATCACCTGATGAGTTCAGTACAGAACAACCAGATTCACCAACACATATACTTCCCATGTCAGTTTTGCCTGATATTGTTACAGAGGAGTCCTGGCTGATATTTACTTACTTAGGTATTTCTAgagaaatgataaaaacatgGATAGATGATAACTTTAATGTTTCAAATGTTTcatatacaaattttcaaaatcaagtAGCAAACCTTGCAGTGGTCAATGATAGGGCTGAGTCACATTCGACTTGTTCAAGATTTTGTGGCTCAAACCCATGA